The Flavobacterium galactosidilyticum nucleotide sequence ATAAAATTAATAAAGAACAGATCGGATATTGGTGCGGGGACGCGAGGTTCTGATTTAGGAATTGATGCTATCGAAATTGCCGCTATTAACCAAAACAGCAATTATTTTAATCAATTTGAATTTGAAGATGTAAAAACACATAATCAATCCATTTATGATAAAAATAAAAGCTCGTTTGCCAAAAGAATAGAGCACGTTGTAGAGCAATGTACGCGTGTTTGTACTTCCGTAAAGCATAATTTAGAAGAGAATTATTTTCCAATTGTTTTATCAGGAGATCATTCTTCGGCTTTAGGAACTTTAAGCGGAATTAAAGCGGCTTATCCTGAGCAAAGTATTGGTGTTTTTTGGATTGATGCGCATGCGGACTTGCATTCACCTTATACTTCTCCCTCAGGGAATATACATGGAATGCCTTTAGCAGCAGCTCTTGCTAATGATAATTTAAGTTCTCGCAATACTAATGATGTAAGTTCTGAAACGAAACAGCATTGGGAAAACATGAAAAATATAGGTTGCAAAGGACCTAAAATAGCAGCTGAAAATTTAATTTACTTTGGTGTTCGTGATACGGAAGAAGAGGAGGATAGGCAAATAGAAAAATTACAAATAAAGAATTATAAAGTCGAAGAAGTACGGTACAGAGGATTGCAAAAATGTGTTGCTGAAGCGTTGGGTAAATTAGCGAACTGTGAAGTTTTGTATATTTCTTTTGATGTCGACTCTATGGATTGTGATATGATTTCGTATGGTACAGGAACGCCGGTGCCAAAAGGTTTTGATCAATATGAAATCATAGCAATTATCAATCAGATTATTCAAACAAAAAAAGTGGTTTGTATCGAATTTGTCGAAATAAATCCGTTGTTAGATACTAAAGGAAATAAAATGGCAGAAACCGCTTTTGAGGTTTTAGAAGCAATTACATTAGAACTCGTATTAGATATCTAATAATTTTTACTTTAAATATTTTTACATAAAAATACCCCTTACTACTACACTTTTAATTTTATTAAAAACGGTAGTTTTAAGGGGTACTTTATTTAACAGTTCTGTATACTACAGAATAGTTTTATCTAAATTAGATTAATTATATCCCGGATTTTGAACTAGGTTTTTATTTACATCCATTTCTCTTAAAGGAATAGGTAAAACTAGATTATCAGCATTGAAAGGGAGCGACCCGATATTTTGTTGCAATCTTTTTGCATCAAATAACGCAAATCCTTCGAAAGCCAATTCTCTTTTTCTCTCCATTAAAATAGTAGCTAAATCAACACTATTTAATGCTGCAGCACCAGAACGATTTCTTAATGCATTAATGTCATCTAAAGGAGAACGACCTACAGTTGTTCCTGATCTAAAATTTGCTTCAGCACGAATCAAAATCATTTCAGCTAAACGTAAAAACGGGATATTACCATACTGGTTTTTCCATTTTGTAGTACAAATGTTATCAGCCTCATAGAAGAAATTATTGCGCTCATCATTAGTATCGTCATAAATGTCAAAATGTTGATCTTCAATACTGATATCTGGATTTCCAGATCGTCCGCCAAAATCTTCACCTGCCCAAAAAACATTATTGTCATTAGAACTTACATCTTGACTGCTAACTTGCCAAGCGAATAAATCTTCGGTTGAATTTTCTGAATTGTTAAAAGCTTTTGCAAATGTTCCTGTTAAAGCCGCGCCACTAGTAGTTATTGCCATATTAGCCATAGCTCTAGCATTGATATAATCGCCTTTTTGCAAATAAACGCGTGCCAAAAGTGCTGCTGCGCTATACTTTGTAGCATATACACCATTTGATTCAGGTAACAAAGTATAAGCATCCTTCAAATCAATAATAACTTGATTGTAGACTTCTTCTAAAGTATTTCGAGAAGGGAAAGTGATTTTTGCAGGATTTAAAACAGGTTCTAAAATGATGGGAACACCAAGTTGGCTGTTGACCGCTCCTGCAACGTATGCTTTAGAAAACAAACGCCCTAAGTCAAAATAAACTAATCCTCTCAAAAATTGTGCTTCTCCTTTTGCTTTATTTTTATCATCAGTATCTGTAAAAACTGCTAAATTATCAAGTACAATATTAGTCTGATTACTAATTTTATAAGCTCTTAGCCAAATACTTTGAACGTAACTATTGTCGGTAAGTATTGCTTTCTCATCGTATTGATTTGGTTGAACGTATGTTCCATCCCAATAAAGATCACCATCGTTAGCTATTAATTCAGAAGCTAAAGCGATTCCTCCACCATATAATGCACTTGATCTCGCATCTCCATAAGCGTTATTCAAAATCTTCTGCAGATTTGAAGGCGAACTAATTGCAATCTCAGTGGTAATATCTTGTTCAGGATTGATCGTCAGATTATCATCGCAACCTATAAAAGAGATAGCAATAGCGGTAGTTATAATTATTCTGTAGTTATATTTTTTCATGTCTGATAGTATTAAAGGTCAATATTTAATCCAACAATTATTGTTTTTGCAGGAGGCGCTGAATAAAATGCAATTCCTTTTTCTATATTGGAATCCCCATTATTATCATAAGATGATTCTGGATCATATCCGTTGTAGTTTGTAAATGTTAGTAAATTAACGCCTGTTAAATACACACGAAGTCTGTCTACAGAAACTTTTTGAGTTAGTGTTTTTGGTAAAGTATAGCCTAAGGATAAGTTTCTCAAACGAACAAAATCAGTTTTGTCTAAATAACGCGTCGAAGCTTGGTCACCATTACTACGACCCCATCTTGCTTGTGGCACATTAGTAATGTCGCCTGGATTTTGCCATCTGTCCATCTGATCTTTGGTTTGGTTGTCTCTATATCTAGCGTTGCTTGATTGAAATTTACCACCCTCATTATAGATAGAAGCGCCCCATTCTCCTTGGAAAGTCATAGAAAAATCAAAATTTTTGAATGTTACAGTATTTGTAAGTCCTGCCATTAAAGTAGGATAAGGATTTCCAGCTATGATTCTTTGTGCTTCACTATACGTTTTTGTAGTTGTTTTATCTAAAGAGCCATCAGGTAATAAAGTGTTTTTGTAAAACAAAGCATTTCCATTTGCTGGGTCAACACCGGCATATTCTGCTATGTAGAAAGAAGAAATAGTTTCTCCAACTCTAACAATATTTTGACCCGCAACAATATCGCCACCAGGTAAAGCAGTCACTTTATTATCTAAAGTCGCAAGATTGAATGAGCTTTTCCAGCTTAAACTAGAATTTTTAATATTAGTTGTGTTTAATACAAATTCAAAGCCCTTATTAGTCAATGATCCTACATTGCGAGTCAAAGAACTCCATCCAGAAGTACCTGGTAAAGGCTCATTTAATAATAAGTCATTTGTTTTCTTAACATAATAATCTATTTCTCCCGTTACTCTGTTGTTTAAGAAACCGAAGTCGATACCCACATCTGTTTGATTCGTTTTTTCCCATTTCAAATCTTGGTTAACTAATTGCGAAGGATTGATAGCAGATTGTTTGTTGTAAGATGAACCATTGAAAAGTCCCAAACTTGCAAAATTTCCAATACCTGCATTACCAGTAACTCCAATACTTCCTCTTAATTTTAATAAATTAATAAAATTACTATCTTTCAAAAAGTCTTCTTGTGAAATAATCCATCCTACAGAAGCAGCTGGGAATGTACCATATCTATTAGAAGCGCCAAACCTTGATGAACCATCATAACGTAAACTTCCTTTTATAAGATACTTGTCCATAATAGAAAAGGTAGCTCTACCAAAATAAGAAAGGAAATTGTATTTAGTTCTACTAGAAGAACCTGATGTTATTTCAGAAGCACTTTCAACAGTTTGTAAATCATCAGAGGGGAAACCTGTTCCAGCAACATATTGTCTTTTGCGAGCACTTTCTTCAAAACTCATTCCTAAAACTAAATCTAATTTATAATCTTCTTTGAAAGTTTTGTTGTAGTTGAAATAATTATTTATACTGTACTTGTCCGACTGAATTGCATTAGCGTCTGCATAACCATTTGTTGATGCGGATTCGGTTAAACTACCTGCAAAATACTCTTCTGTTTGATTATTGTTATCATATCCTATTTCTGTTCTAAAACTCAATTCCGGTACAAATTTGTATTCGAAATAAGTGTTCATTAAAGTTCTAAAAATGTTTGCATCCCAATTTCCATTAAATTGCTGCATTAAAAAGTTATAATACAAGGTTGTGTCATTATTTGGAGTGATTCCGTCGTCAAGGTAAGCTGGTGCTAATGGTGTTTGTGCAACGCCTTGCAATGGAGTAGCAAATGAATTATCAGATCCTATTCTTTTGATGTTTGTTTTACTCAAACTTGTATTAAGACCAACTCGTAATTTGTCAGAAACTTTGTGGTCTAAATTCCCTCTGTAAGAGTAACGATCCATTTTATTTCCGCGAACAATTCCTTCGGTATTATTATACCCGCCTGAAAGAAAGAATACTGTTTTGCTATCACCACCCGATATTGAAAAGGAATGTTCTTGAGTAGATCCTTTTACTAAGGCTAAATTTTGCCAGTCAGTATCAACTTCTCCAGTTCTCCAATCTTTTCCATTCGCATAACCGTCAAAAACTCCTCCTGGTTCTGTCAGCCATAAATCATCAGCTCCGTATCTATAAGCAGAGGCTTCTGTATATAGTTCAGCATATTCTGCTGCATTTAGCCAACTCATTTTGTTGGTAGCTTCGCTCCATCCTGCTGAGGTGTTTAACGAGATTTTTGTTTTACCTGCTTTTCCTTGTTTGGTAGTAATTAAAACAACTCCATTAGTTCCTCTAGCGCCGTAAATAGCTGCGGAAGAGGCATCTTTTAATATTTCTACCGATTCAATGTCATTAGGGTTTAATGAAATCAATGGATTAATTGGGGCTGCTGAACCACTTTCATTATCATTTATTAATGGCATTCCATCAAGTACATATAATGGTTCTTGAGAAGAGGAAATACTAGAAACACCTCTAACTCTCAATTTTACGCCACCTTCTACTTTTCCATTAATCTGAGTAATTTGTACTCCTGCTAATTTACCAACCATCGCATTTTGAAAGTTGGCCACAGGTACGTTTTCCATATCTTTTGCTGTTACACGAGCAATATTATCTGTTAATTTCTTCTTGCTTTGGGTACCAAAACCAACTACAAAAACGGTTTCAAGATCATTTGAAGATTCACCTAGCTTGATCACCATCGAAGATGCTGCTGCGATTTCTACAGTTTTCATGCCTATAAAGCTGACCGTTAAAATTTGCCCCTTTTTAGTAGTGATTGAAAAATTACCGTCAAAATCAGTTTGAGTACTGTTTGTCGTTCCCTTAGCGGTAATATTTGCACCAGGAATTGGAAGTCCGCCCATGTCAGTAACTTTACCGGACATTTTACTTTCTTGAGCAAATGTTAATTGCGCGAACAGTACAATTAAGAGACTCAAAAAATAGTTGAAATTAATTCTCATTTTTGGGTTATTTAAGATTAGTTAGTCCAAATATCTAAATAAAATGTTAAATAAATTCGCTTTCGAATAAAAATTGTTAAAAAAATACAATTCAACCTGTTTTTTTATTTAATGTTTAAAATTAGCTTCAAAAAATGATCTTGACTATTACTATTATTGATTTCTGACAAATTGAAGGTTTGTTAATTAGTCACCGGACTAATAGAAGTGCTTGGAATTGGATAGCTAATTGTCTATTTTAATTAAAAAAAAATAACTTGCTTTTGTCTTTTTCGAAATAGAAGAGCAGGAAATATAATAAGTGTTTTGAAAAATCGAGTTTTTACTTTGGAAAAGTTTGATCCATAAATTAAAAATAAGAATGGTTTTGACAAAGTCTAATTAATGTCTAACAGGATAAAGTTTCTTTTTCAGCCAAAAAGATACGTTTACTAAAATTATCAGCGCTGGAACCTCTACTAATGGACCTATAACACCTGCAAAAGCTTGTCCGCTATTGATTCCAAAAACACCTATTGAAACGGCAATTGCTAACTCAAAATTATTTCCAGCCGCAGTAAATGAGAGCGCAACAGCATCTCTATAATTTGCTCCAATCCTTTTTGAAACTAAAAACATCAAGAAAAACATAATTGTAAAGAAAATTACTAAAGGAATTGCAATCCGTACTACATCCATTGGCAAATCAACAATCATTTCCCCCTTTAAACTAAACATCACTACGATTGTAAAAAGTAGTGCTATCAATGTTATAGGCGATACGAAAGGAATAAATTTTTGGTTAAACCATTTATCTCCTAGAAATCTCTTAATAAAATACCGACTTAGTACTGCTAGTACAAATGGAATTCCTAGATATAGTCCTACGGTAGTAGCGATTTGTGCAATAGTAATATTGAGCTCCAAACCTTTTATTCCAAATAAAGGCAGCATGATTTCCAAATAAAAATAAGCATATAAGCTAAAAAAGAAGACTTGCAATAAACTATTAATTCCAATCAAGCCCGCCGTTAATTCTCTGTTACCTTCCGCAAGTTCATTCCATACAATTACCATAGCAATACATGGCGCAATCCCAATTATGATTAAACCAGTCATATATTCTGGATAATCTTTTAAGAAATATGTAGCTAATAAAAACATTAAGAATGGACCTACTATCCATGTGATCAAAAAGGAGAGCGTAAGTAATTTTGGCTTTTCGGAAATAGAAGTGATTTTTGAAAAATCAATTTTAGTTAATGGTGGATACATCATCAATATTAATCCTATTGCTAGAGGAATGTTAGTGGTGCCACTCGAAAAGGAATTAATAAAAGTGCTGCTGGATGGTATAAAGTAGCCAATAGAAACACCAAGAATCATGGCGAGAAATATCCAAATCGTTAAGTAGTTGTCTAGAAAGTTTAATCTTTTTTTTAGTGATGGCATTTTATAATTTAATTTGAGAGAATAAATAAAATATTTCAGTGGCAATTTGTAAACTACGATCTTGATATTTTTCTGTCTGTTGCCATGTACTGTCAAAAGCTTTCGGGTCTTCAAAAGGAATTGCAATTCTTTTTTCAGCGCCACTTATAAAAGGGCAATCACCATCGGCTTGTGCACAAGTTAGAATTGCGGCAAAACTATTTTTTGGATTAAAATCGTCATTATAGCTTTTTGAAAACCCAATGATTGGATGCTCGTTTTCTGTGTATTTTATGGAGTATATTGGGTTATCTCCGTCTGCAATAGTTGCGATTTTGAACCCTGATTGCTCTAATGTTTTTAGAACAGTTGGATATAAAGCAGTTGCTTCGGTACCGCCAGAGTAACAAAATACATTTTTGATATTGTAATGGGTAGCTGCCGTTTGTGCCCAAACTTGTGCTAAATGACTTCGTCTTGAGTTGTGAGTACAAATGAAATTTAGCAGTACTGTTTGTTTAGTATTAACTTTATTTTGAATAAAGTCAATTAGGGACTGCAAAGTGGTTTTGCGTTCCGCTGCTATTTTAGCAAAATCAAAAGCAAGAATGGCGCTTTCGATCTTTGAAAACAGTTTGATTTTGTTTGTTGTCATTTAATTGGTGTAAATAATAGTTTAACAACAACTTCCTCCAGGAGTACAAGTAGTAGCATTGTTTTTCATTTCTGAGAATTTTACTTTTGGTTTGGATGCTGGAATGCCACATTGGTCTTCAGCCAAGCAAGCAGTTTGTTTATTAATTAACATTAAGTCTTGTCCGTTGAAACCCAAACTATATTTTCCAATGGTTTCTGTTTGGTATTCTACTTCAATTTCGTAATCTTCAATCCCTAAAATCTTTTCGGAAAGCGCAATAATTGATAGCAGTTTGTTTGGTTTCAAACGATGATCGAAGTCGTTAGCATCCCACAATTGAAAGTTAACAACAGTTTCCTTTCTAACTTTTCCCCCGCAATCAATGAAGTTCTTAGTAACTAAGCCCACTTCAGTTACATGAAAGTGTTCCGGAACGTAACTTCCATTAGGCAGTACAAAGGCAACATTTTCTAATGTGCTTAATTCTCTCTTGATTTCTGATAGTTTCATTTTTTATATAATTTAAAAGTTAACAACATTGCTTATTCTGTTTTTCTAAATAAGCACTTATGGTTTCTAAAAAACCTTTAATTTTGCCAAATCCTTCCTCATTTAAACAGTAACAAATAGAATTTCCTTCAATTGTTCCTTTAATCAGACCTGCA carries:
- a CDS encoding DUF6428 family protein, with amino-acid sequence MKLSEIKRELSTLENVAFVLPNGSYVPEHFHVTEVGLVTKNFIDCGGKVRKETVVNFQLWDANDFDHRLKPNKLLSIIALSEKILGIEDYEIEVEYQTETIGKYSLGFNGQDLMLINKQTACLAEDQCGIPASKPKVKFSEMKNNATTCTPGGSCC
- a CDS encoding arginase, translating into MDKIIKLIKNRSDIGAGTRGSDLGIDAIEIAAINQNSNYFNQFEFEDVKTHNQSIYDKNKSSFAKRIEHVVEQCTRVCTSVKHNLEENYFPIVLSGDHSSALGTLSGIKAAYPEQSIGVFWIDAHADLHSPYTSPSGNIHGMPLAAALANDNLSSRNTNDVSSETKQHWENMKNIGCKGPKIAAENLIYFGVRDTEEEEDRQIEKLQIKNYKVEEVRYRGLQKCVAEALGKLANCEVLYISFDVDSMDCDMISYGTGTPVPKGFDQYEIIAIINQIIQTKKVVCIEFVEINPLLDTKGNKMAETAFEVLEAITLELVLDI
- a CDS encoding RagB/SusD family nutrient uptake outer membrane protein; this encodes MKKYNYRIIITTAIAISFIGCDDNLTINPEQDITTEIAISSPSNLQKILNNAYGDARSSALYGGGIALASELIANDGDLYWDGTYVQPNQYDEKAILTDNSYVQSIWLRAYKISNQTNIVLDNLAVFTDTDDKNKAKGEAQFLRGLVYFDLGRLFSKAYVAGAVNSQLGVPIILEPVLNPAKITFPSRNTLEEVYNQVIIDLKDAYTLLPESNGVYATKYSAAALLARVYLQKGDYINARAMANMAITTSGAALTGTFAKAFNNSENSTEDLFAWQVSSQDVSSNDNNVFWAGEDFGGRSGNPDISIEDQHFDIYDDTNDERNNFFYEADNICTTKWKNQYGNIPFLRLAEMILIRAEANFRSGTTVGRSPLDDINALRNRSGAAALNSVDLATILMERKRELAFEGFALFDAKRLQQNIGSLPFNADNLVLPIPLREMDVNKNLVQNPGYN
- the arsB gene encoding ACR3 family arsenite efflux transporter → MPSLKKRLNFLDNYLTIWIFLAMILGVSIGYFIPSSSTFINSFSSGTTNIPLAIGLILMMYPPLTKIDFSKITSISEKPKLLTLSFLITWIVGPFLMFLLATYFLKDYPEYMTGLIIIGIAPCIAMVIVWNELAEGNRELTAGLIGINSLLQVFFFSLYAYFYLEIMLPLFGIKGLELNITIAQIATTVGLYLGIPFVLAVLSRYFIKRFLGDKWFNQKFIPFVSPITLIALLFTIVVMFSLKGEMIVDLPMDVVRIAIPLVIFFTIMFFLMFLVSKRIGANYRDAVALSFTAAGNNFELAIAVSIGVFGINSGQAFAGVIGPLVEVPALIILVNVSFWLKKKLYPVRH
- a CDS encoding protein-tyrosine-phosphatase, which codes for MTTNKIKLFSKIESAILAFDFAKIAAERKTTLQSLIDFIQNKVNTKQTVLLNFICTHNSRRSHLAQVWAQTAATHYNIKNVFCYSGGTEATALYPTVLKTLEQSGFKIATIADGDNPIYSIKYTENEHPIIGFSKSYNDDFNPKNSFAAILTCAQADGDCPFISGAEKRIAIPFEDPKAFDSTWQQTEKYQDRSLQIATEIFYLFSQIKL
- a CDS encoding SusC/RagA family TonB-linked outer membrane protein encodes the protein MRINFNYFLSLLIVLFAQLTFAQESKMSGKVTDMGGLPIPGANITAKGTTNSTQTDFDGNFSITTKKGQILTVSFIGMKTVEIAAASSMVIKLGESSNDLETVFVVGFGTQSKKKLTDNIARVTAKDMENVPVANFQNAMVGKLAGVQITQINGKVEGGVKLRVRGVSSISSSQEPLYVLDGMPLINDNESGSAAPINPLISLNPNDIESVEILKDASSAAIYGARGTNGVVLITTKQGKAGKTKISLNTSAGWSEATNKMSWLNAAEYAELYTEASAYRYGADDLWLTEPGGVFDGYANGKDWRTGEVDTDWQNLALVKGSTQEHSFSISGGDSKTVFFLSGGYNNTEGIVRGNKMDRYSYRGNLDHKVSDKLRVGLNTSLSKTNIKRIGSDNSFATPLQGVAQTPLAPAYLDDGITPNNDTTLYYNFLMQQFNGNWDANIFRTLMNTYFEYKFVPELSFRTEIGYDNNNQTEEYFAGSLTESASTNGYADANAIQSDKYSINNYFNYNKTFKEDYKLDLVLGMSFEESARKRQYVAGTGFPSDDLQTVESASEITSGSSSRTKYNFLSYFGRATFSIMDKYLIKGSLRYDGSSRFGASNRYGTFPAASVGWIISQEDFLKDSNFINLLKLRGSIGVTGNAGIGNFASLGLFNGSSYNKQSAINPSQLVNQDLKWEKTNQTDVGIDFGFLNNRVTGEIDYYVKKTNDLLLNEPLPGTSGWSSLTRNVGSLTNKGFEFVLNTTNIKNSSLSWKSSFNLATLDNKVTALPGGDIVAGQNIVRVGETISSFYIAEYAGVDPANGNALFYKNTLLPDGSLDKTTTKTYSEAQRIIAGNPYPTLMAGLTNTVTFKNFDFSMTFQGEWGASIYNEGGKFQSSNARYRDNQTKDQMDRWQNPGDITNVPQARWGRSNGDQASTRYLDKTDFVRLRNLSLGYTLPKTLTQKVSVDRLRVYLTGVNLLTFTNYNGYDPESSYDNNGDSNIEKGIAFYSAPPAKTIIVGLNIDL